The genomic stretch agtcctactaccttgcctcaagttgtctaatttttcaagcaaataattagcataatattcaggaatgaatgcatctctaaaaagaaatttgaagtcttcccaagattctagaagtttcttacgcctacaaatgtgtttccattgtagcaaggcaaattcagtcaaaatattagaggcaatataaatcttttgtttctcagacaggtcatgctcatcaaattcattatctacttttatctcccaatcaatgtaagctttaggatcaaacttaccatcatataacggcaagtgttgaataataccctgaatatgagagtctagtttcatcagctccaaaatctccgtatcacctgccatggttagtaggaaacaagaaacacaaaaataatatgtatcctcctgtcaactactatgatgtgGTGGTTGTAATtatctcaaactcaacttgtaaaaacaagcccttacaagttcttaccaagccaaacaggaggtgacgacaaccaacaagtctgcaaccgtggagtgaagtgtatcgatgccgcagcaacaaaagcctgtcaagctgtagtcgaatatgtggagctctaggtgggctaaagcaaggaagtactagaaccacgttagttgcaagcaaattgaacaaacgctcaacgacgttattgtgctggtcctaggctagtacatgctagagacgcgagcctggacacaaacgaagtcactaagctgcagcaaggaaggatcacaaggagaggaataacaacaaaagaaaaacccttctcttcttctttctctttcttttctttctttctttctttctgtttttttttcttttcttttttttttcaagtagcacagagctcaaattttgcaacaagagataacaAGCTACTTACAACAATTAAATGCTTCCTTGGGAAGGGTGATTCAGtagcaaagtcaaacaagtggctgttttgCAAAACCAGCAGATGCGCAAATCTCAAGGGTGGTTGCGAAGTGCTCAGATTGAATTTGGGAGCAAGGATAGATCCGTTGGAAAGAGGATAACTTCAGGTTTCCAGATTGTATTCAAACTCCCTATTCGGACTCCTGATAATGGAAATATGgtgtttttcttttcaggaTAAAACAGGACTCCGAATCGAATTCTGATTTGAACTTGTGGGATTTCCTTTTTGGAGATGGAAGTATGGACGTGGATGAAACCTCCAAGTATGTGGTTTGGTTAATagtggtaaacaaaacaaaggaatttggaaaaaccaatctgatttgtggagagaaacaaataaactcaaatctgtgatagtgacacaaacgtgacaagaactcgaaactctaaacgactagacgctaagaccagcaacttgacacgacgatgcaaccgttaattcaataagccctaactaagcagtaatagtaaaaggctcaaaggtttttttttgggattatggagaactaagctactaatttttttggccttttctggactataggaaattaaaaacagcaaagaactagaagtctctcaccgataaaccttgctctgataccaactgatatgaacccgctagggttgattcccgatctttcgatgagagaggcgtggataactcgattggtggatggagacgacgttcacggcccgactacagccttccaagctgcgccttagcaaccgatacaccacctccaatggctgccgcgatcttgtggagcgcgtcacccggccactagggcactcgtcctgcaagcaatcgaagaacaagcaagaacaagtagaacaagcaactcaattgcaaatatggagatgaaaaccaatctgaaatcacaaagttggggttctgaatcgagtagaacggatggtctagtcgacacacacgtctacaaggaagtagcaatggctaaactttcaacaaaacaaaacccaatctattcgtggtggctctaatccttattaatacctaggaggacgaccaggggggtgttggggtcgtgctccaaccctaggacacgtccctaatggacccaacttgatacacggcccatcgggccaaaatagggcgacgcagcacctgtggacagaaaacctctcggtagtatttcgatgattgcggtcGCCTCATaacagatatggacatgagtccggatccatatgaaaatagacttcataaggattccaaggagtacttgaacgcccaaaacggagtccggatgaggtcgtggcggtcgttgcaagttgggccagaactgtagtccgaatccagcaccaaaacgtgttggattggatctctttctttccttgggccaaaagtgacgtggtggcctggtggaggacgttaggaatacttggacttggcccccaatctacttctttggtcctccatgccttccatgtgtgtttaacactatttttgatccatgtatgtatttctgaaattgacaacgaatacacatcatggtgcagcatcaattcattaaatgtgtcacatataattatgataaagaattgtttcacctcggactcaaaagatgccaatatggttatatccaagcatgtgatgtcctcatcattctccccttctttccttgggccaaaagtgacgtggtggcctggtggaggacgttaggaatacttggacttggcccccaatctacttctttggtcctccatgccttccatgtgtgtttaacactatttttgatccatgtatgtatttctgaaattgacaacgaatacacatcatggtgcagcatcaattcattaaatgtgtcacatataattatgataaagaattgtttcacctcggactcaaaagatgccaatatggttatatccaagcatgtgatgtcctcatcagcgCAGGCACTTTATAGGGGTGGAGGAAGGGAGTTGAGGCGCCTGGACTTGAatcgcggtggcggcggtgccatTCATGGCGGCGGGTTGGTGGAGCGGCAGTTTCCGACCGAAGGGAGGAGAAACGAGGGGGTGGCGGCTTGCACGTGGGAGGCAGAGGGTCGTGGGGAGTCGAGGGGCGTCGGGAAGCCGGGGCAACGGAAGATCGAGTGGTGCCCCACTAGAGCTCAAGCGGCGGCGCCAGTTGAAGGTTGAAGAGAAGCCCGACTGGTGGGGCCCACCAGTCAGTGAGAGGAAGGTAGGGAGTTAGGTCGGGTCGTCTGAAGAAAAAGGCCGACAGCATGCTGGGCTGGTGTGGGTCGGGCCCAAGGCTCGGCCCAAAGGAAAAGGACTGAAAGATTATTTTCAGAAATCATTTCGCGTGTAAAGATAAATCCAGAAAATTCTAGATAAATCATAAAAACCATGGAAAATGTTCTGgaaatcccaaaaattctaggaaaaatcccagagatagattgggacacgaggaacccaaataaaatatttggagctcatgaaaagtATTCTAGAACTATCCAAAAAAAATGGATTAAGctcaaggaaaaggagaataaattccagaaaaactGGAAAATTCTTAGAAGAACTTAGACAACGTCTAAACgtatttttaaaactttttcactcatgaaacaccaagatgcatcagcatgaatgcacagacagagaacaacattatttaattctgaaaaacaaacaattacttttcctatactaaatatCCTGTAAAGAAAATATATGTTggcaaaaattttaaattatagaaaatcgttgtttaattattccttttaatcacatcctaaaattcaaaaatttcagggtgtgacatgATCCGAGCTTAATACAAGATCAAGTGTTTTGCACATCTATCATTTGTATATTTTTTCTTATATCTCCATTGTTTTTCAAGCCTTTGATCCAGGTTGCAGCCTAGGCAGCCCGGGTCCTGGATCCGCCACGGGATATCGAAGATCAAGTGTTTTGCACATCTATCATTTGTATAATTTTTCTTGTATCTCCATTGTTTTTCAAGCCTTTGATCCAAGCTGCAGCCTAGGCAGCCCGGGTCCTGGATCCGCCACGGGATATCGGTAGTGGCCTATGTTCTGCTCCAGAAATTTCATTTATTCATAATTCGgactaaacatcatatattcatatatgTCTATATGTCGCTTAATTGTTAGTGACTATATGCTCCTTGATTTCATTGATTTCATGAAAAGAAATTAAGAGGTTCCAGTTAGCCAGGAAGGGTATGGTACTTTATCGCAAACATAACAAAATACCGTCTTAAAGCAACATTGTCTAAATAACAATGCACCAGGCAATTTTTACCAAATTAATGAGCCACTATAATATTGTTAGTAAAGATCATAGATAAAAGATGATCTCCATAGGGAAAATAAAGCATCCAACTGGCAATACTGATGTGGAATGATGTTTGGAATGGATCTTATCTTAGGGATCAACTACCTAGATTATTCTCCTTTACAAACAAAAAATATGCTCCGTTTCTGGCAGATAGCACTCCACAGATACACTTTCATATAACACTATCCCAGCAGGCATCGGAGGAACTGCAAATTTTGCAAAGCAAAGTTGAACAAATACAGCAGCAAAGCAATGAAACAGACAGTTGGCAATACAGTTTGGGGAATAGAAATTACTCTTCAAGAAAGTATTATCTGCTATCATTCAGATCTATTACACCTCGAACTCCTTTCGATTGGATCTTGAAAGCTAAAATGACCAAAAAGCTAAAAATCTTCATGTGGCTAATCTTCAAAGATAGACTGAGTTCCAGAAACTACTAAGAAGAAGAAACTACAAGATTGATGGGGAAAATTGTCACTGCATGCGATGCAACCTAAATCTAGAGGAAACCACATATCACCTGTTCTTTGAATGTCCTTTCAGCAGTAGATGTTGGAACTTCGTTGGTATATCATGGGATCACTACCAGATTCTTTGCTACAATTAAGAAAGCTAAGATGAATGTCAACACCAATTTTTCATGAAAATCTTCACTATCTCAGCATGAAATTTGGAAACAGAGAAATGAACAAATCTTCAAAAGACCTTAGTCTTCATTCAGATCTTGGAAAATTTGCTTTCTGGATACTGTAAAGATTCACCTGCACAGATTTAGTCCTTTTAGTCATAAATGTATCCATCTGGCCGAATATCCTTCTGTAAAGTTGTTTCACTgacctctctcttctctccttcACTTGGCCTTTTTGTGGTTTTGTGCTCCACTACGCTACTGTaacactttatttatttatttatttattttatactcactcgttcttaaatatatgatgttgtTGACTTTTTAttccaactttgaccaacatCTATTTAATGAATTAGTTAAATAAAGTAAAATGAGTACCATTATGTCTATTGTCTAAAGTACTTTAGATTTAACACGTAGATTTATCTATTTGTAAAAATATTTGGAGAAAAGATGAATAGTCAAACGAATGAAACAAAGTCAAtggtgtcatatatttaagaatgagGTAGTATATGAAATACAATACCACAGTACTAAATTTCCCCAAAGGAAAAATATAGAATGCCATTCTTCATTTCCTCTAGACATGAAATCATTGTTGTCACTATCTGCAACGTCCTCTTATAAATTCTTCCATCAATTACTTGTCAATCATAGCTGATTCAAATTTCAATCACATATTATCACACATGCTAAAGAAATATCACAACTAAGTCCCACTAAGCTTAAATTTTCCTCTAACTTGCAATTTCACTTGAACACTTCAATGCTTGAAAGGAACAAAAATAATTGGGATAATTTAGAAGGAAGCAGGCACCGGTTGGGATTTCTTACCTTTTTTTCCATTGACACGCGCAGACCTGGACATGAAGAGGCCACACCACCGAGCGGCCATCCTGCAGCAATGCAGCAACGAACAGGCAACTTGCCACAACCAGTCGACGTGGTAATCAAAGCAAACATGCAGTATTAGACCATcaacgaaaaaaaaaattgatgtcTGTATTTTTGTGCAGGTAATCTTACATCGAGCTTTCTGAGACTGTCACTCATTGTTGCAGCAGGAAAATGATATTTTAAACCTAACATGCACGAGGAAATTATCGTTTTTCAATTAATTTGATAAATCAGCTGGGCAAATTAGTCAATTGCAGCCAGCTAGCTAATCCTACTTGTGTTGACATAAGGACATACTGGCATACTGCCAAGCTTCTCGCGGTGGACCAGTTAGAGTGTTGAACTCCGGGAGTCGACGAAACTCCTGTCCCGACCTGGATTCGAAGCACGGCACCTTCTTAGAACAAAGCTCGGGGGGAGTCTCGTCTTGTGGTCGAGTTTTTGTTAACATAAGGACTGAAAAATAACAGTACAGTGTGTTAAATCAACAGAGAGGAGGAAGCAATTTTTTTCAACCTTTATTATTCCAATTTAATCAGTATGTGTTGTCCATATTTGACTTGTTGACAAATAGAAAAAAGGTATTCTTTTGCTGCCACAGTTTCAGCAACAACCATGTAACCCTCTAATAACCATGTTATTCTATATGCAGTAGTGAGCAATCCAAATCCAGTTGCAACACAATGAATATACCAATCAGGGTAAACCTCAAAGCGGCTCTGAATTTAATGTTTACATCATTTGGGACTGATGATGAAACCTTTCTCAAATAAATATTTCTATGAAACTCAAGATCTCAGCGCCTATATCAAATAACTACTGCAAATGACTACCTTACATAAGATCCAAAAAAACTGAACTAATTGCAAACTAATACTAGCACCTATGCAAGACTGGCCTACAAGAGGCCACTTCGCACTGCTGCAATGTGCCATTCTGAATACCACATAGTTGTAATTACAGACATGTCGAACTTGCAATACAAAGTGGATGGTGTAGTAGTACTAAAGGGCTTACATACTCACCATTGCTTGGACAGCTGATAGGAGCCGTAGCGTAGCTCTGCAACAGAAAAATAACATGAGCAGGAGACTTGTGCAATTGCAGAGCACAAGCAAGGAATAGCAGTACATGGGATTGAAACAACTAATATCCATTTGATGTCACATAATAAATAACAGAGTCGGGTTGTATTACTTACGTATTGGAATCATGGTGCTCAGTTTTGCCTCGTCTTCCATCCCAATACTACATAATACAATTTCAACTGGCTGCTTCTTTCATGAGGAAAGGGGAAGCTCGATCAAGTTCAAAGAAATCTGATGATGGAAGTTATATCAATACCAGTGAGCCATTCATGCTGAAGACAGCAGGAGAAGGTAGAGCAGAAGACTTACATACAAGATAGAAGAGCAGAGAAGGTCATCCCTTCCGGCAATCAACTCCTCTGCGCCCTTTTCCATTGGCCTCACGCCGTTTTCCCTCCATGCTCCTGGGCCTACAGCTCCACCCTGTTTTCTGCGGCGTCACTGCCTGCAATTTGGATGGGCAATGAGGGACCTGCGGCTTCAGCATCCCTCTGACATACCAGAGGATCTGTTCCCAATCCGAATGTCCTGCTTGCTCCATAAATCTCGTTTTGGCAAGGTGACGTCAGCCTTGCTGCAGGAACCAAACATGTTCTCGCTCTCAGCTGCTGTTTTGTTCAGCACCAACAAAAACCTTCCAGGTCTGGCTATCTTAACTGTTCACGATGCGGCAAGAGCTGTTTCTGACGTATGCCTCCATAAAGTTTCAACCTCATGATTCAGAATTTGCATAACCAGATGAATTGAACTGAATTTTTACAGACACATAAATGCTAATGGTTAATCCTTTGCCAATCGAAAGACCTGTTCCCGGTGTGCGAAGCTTGGAATCGGATGTGAGCACATCAAAGCAGAAAACAAAGAATAGGTTTGCCATGCAATTTGCAAGTTACCAAAGCTATTTAAACTGCCACCAGGTAAAATGGCTTGGACAGAACAATATTTGCAGACACTCGGGAAAAACAATCTCCATTCACTTCCATATAAAGTTTATTACGCAGAAGAACTCCATTACATTGAAGAAAAGGGAAGAACTTGATTATATTAACAACTCGATTACATTTGGTAAGAACTCAATTACATTGAAGCCAAGATAAAAACTAGATTACATTGAAGACCAGATACGAACTAGATTACATTGAAGATGATGTAGTCATATCCTAGACACCTCACCACACACACAggagttttcaaaaaaaactcaGGATACCGTGAAACCACATGCAGGTGCTCAGTCAATCTAGGTGAACCAGAAGTATTTTACATGGTAGGTATTCAGCAGACTCCACCGGTCtaccccccaccccacccacaaacagacaaacaaaaaaaaatgatcctAAGGTTAACTCACAACAATCAAGGGCTCAGAATTCGGTTCTCTTTTAGTTCTTCTTATCCAAGTGGTATAAGAACAACTCTTTTAGCAATTGTTGCATTTTCCATACCATGTGAATTTATTAACTTATTGACAATGGGTGCATTTTACGCTCCATCCTATCTGACTTTCAAATCATCTAAATTTCAGGCAAGTGATGGAAACGGGAGATCAATTTTTCAATGATCGATAAAGAGAAAAATCAAACTTTTAGAAGTTAGCTCTAATGATTTATTATGTAAGAAAAACTGTTAGTTTCATCAATGAGTTACAAACTAGTTCAGAAGATTTAGGAGATTATCATAAAGGATTAGTAAGATAGCTTAAATCTGGTACTGAAGAAAAGTGTGGTGGCAACTGTACAAGTCACATACTCCTATCTGACAAGAAGCTATTTTAGAGAGTAAAATGAAACAGAAAGGGTCAAGTTTCATTATATGGTTATTCAGTAAAATGAAACAGAAAGGGTCAAGTTTCATCACCATGTCAATTTATTAACTTATTAACAATGGCTGCATTTTACGCTTCATCCTGACTTTCAAATCATCTCACTCACAGGAAATTGGTAGAATTGGGAGATCAATTTTTCAATGATCAGTAAAGAGGAAAATCAAACTTTTTAGAAATTATGTATGCAAACTGTTCGTTTCATCCAGGAGTTGCACACTAGCCCAAGCTTCATTGCAAGCACCTATCCTCAACAGGATTTGCCCTCCAAGACCCCAGGGACACTGCTACCGACCGTAAAAAATTCTAACTGGTTCACACAGATTCACAGAGCATAAACTCCTGAGCAAGTGCGGTACCTACCTGAGCACTAACTAAGCATGCACTCCATGTGTGTGTATAAGTGAGTAGTAACTAGCTAACCTTAACGCCGATGATGCGATGGAGTCCAGATGGCCGGCAATCAGGCCGCCCAGAGGAAGAAACGACATGTCGGCGTCCAGTTCCCACAAGCGAAGAAGAATCGTCCGTGCATTGGTCCTGGTGTGGTCACCACACCGCCTCTGATAGGAACACCACAGTAGCAGTAGAAGCAGTCAGTAGTAGCAGCACCATCATCACACCAGCTTAAGTTGCGATTCGCCGGTGAAAGCTGTACCTGATGTTGGAgttccggctccggctccggctctggCTCTGGCTCTGGCAGAGGCGGTGGCACCAGAGAGCCGGTTATGGAGATACGGACTCCCCGCCGCATCAGCTCGACAAGGAGACGCGCTGTGTTGCGGGCGTCGTCGAGCCCGCAGTGGAGGCGGCCATCCCACTGCAGACCCGCCTCCCGGACAGCTTCTTGCAGGTTGCGCCGCCCAGCGCCAAACGCGGTCTCGAAGGGGATCCGGAGGTTAACCCACTGGTTGAAATACGATGGCTTGGAGATGTTCTTGAAATTGCATTCGAACTTCAGCATCGTCCGGCAGTCCCAATCACCCCAGGTGACGATGGCGAGACGGTTCTTggcgacgcccgccgccgccagccacttGTCGTGCAAGGCCAGCGCCGTTGCAAGatccacgccgccgtcgacctGCTCTTGCTGAATCCCCGTCAGCTCGGAGCAGAAAGCGGTGAGGACCGGGTGGTGCCGCGGCTTCACATAGGTGCGGAACGAGGAGAGCaggccgccggtggcggcgtcgacgaGGACCGCAGGAAATTCGATGATTTCCTGCGGGTAGATGCGCGAATCCTTCTCACAGGTAGCCTCGaagtcgacgacgacgaagtAGTCGAACTCCCGCATGCGGAAGTCCTGCTGCTGCGCCGCAGGATCTGCCGGCCCGGACGGTACGGCGGAGGAGAAGCTGAGCATGCCTCGAGCTGCAGTGGAGGCGTGAGGAAAGCtctggcgctgctgctgcgaAGCCATGGCGCCACGCGCCGCCGGATCGGCCGGCCGgaacgcggaggaggaggggaggcagagcATCTTGTTCGCCGGATCTGCTGTGGTTGCTGGGAGCAAGGCTCTCCTTTGCGGTGGTTGCTGGGACGAATTGAACGCGATGCGGGCGATCTAGGTTGCCGAGAGAATTGCTTCGCGGATGATTTGAGATTGGATCCGAGGATTTGGATTTTTATTGCATagatgcggtggcggcggtggaaggcggcggaggcgtaCGGACGGCGCACAATTTCCTCATGCCTGGCTGGCTCCGAGAGTCCGAGTCCGACTCTCAGGTGGAAGACTGGAAGTGATTTTGATTTTGACGCTAAATTAGGTAGGCCCCACCTGTCACCAGCTGGGCTAGGTTCCTGCTGTTGCTGCGGTGCTGAGCTGCTGATGACCGATGACTCCGATGAGTAACAGAAAATCTTGGGTATACGCGCTGAAATCGGAAAATTGCAAATCAGCTTCTTATTTATCGGCTAAGAATTTGACATGAATTTAAGAGAAATTTTGGTGCAACATAACAAATGTACCCTTCAAAAGCAACTGCGGCTACGTACGAAATTAGCCTATCCTTAGCTTATCGTTCTCGGAACGATCGACGGTTTATATGACCTATAACACTCACCTAACAATCGAGAGGGCTTTTCAATGACCATCAAATCCCATAATACTATATTTTTGCTCTCTCACCTTAATGATGGTCAAGTTTAATTAACAGTACCATAGTTGTATTTGTATAGTCTTTCATTTTACGCAAGATGTTTCAAACAGAGCTACGGATAGGTCTGCCTGACGGGACAGCCTAGCTCCCTCTCACGAGCTCTTCTCTTATGTGGGCAGTGGTGTCAACCAGTCGAGCGT from Setaria italica strain Yugu1 chromosome II, Setaria_italica_v2.0, whole genome shotgun sequence encodes the following:
- the LOC101785437 gene encoding ERI1 exoribonuclease 2, whose translation is MLCLPSSSAFRPADPAARGAMASQQQRQSFPHASTAARGMLSFSSAVPSGPADPAAQQQDFRMREFDYFVVVDFEATCEKDSRIYPQEIIEFPAVLVDAATGGLLSSFRTYVKPRHHPVLTAFCSELTGIQQEQVDGGVDLATALALHDKWLAAAGVAKNRLAIVTWGDWDCRTMLKFECNFKNISKPSYFNQWVNLRIPFETAFGAGRRNLQEAVREAGLQWDGRLHCGLDDARNTARLLVELMRRGVRISITGSLVPPPLPEPEPEPEPEPELQHQRRCGDHTRTNARTILLRLWELDADMSFLPLGGLIAGHLDSIASSALRLASYYSLIHTHGVHA